One Pseudomonas abieticivorans genomic region harbors:
- a CDS encoding bifunctional MaoC family dehydratase N-terminal/OB-fold nucleic acid binding domain-containing protein: MADPQLLTKVRALVGREYGRVNAWDEVNAPMIRQWCEVMGLENPLYTDPVAAANSCNDGLIAPPPMLQVWCMEGFHINNYAPGSTTENPYEVLGLIETYGYPSVVAVNSELTFERNLRLGEKLYYTTRLESVGDEKTTGLGTGFFVTLVMSYFSQQASGDEKVGELLFRVFKFRPANVQKTAAAAPATAPPLATKRPTPGVSDDTRFFWEGCKQGQLLIQRCTQCATLRHPPAPVCIQCHSFDWDTLQASGAGQLYSFVVMHYPQVAPFDHPNPIGLIELDEGVRLIAGLVGVNHEDMRIGQRLQVEFQTFDDDLALPLFRPLAE; this comes from the coding sequence TTGGCTGATCCACAATTGCTAACCAAAGTGCGCGCCCTGGTAGGGCGCGAATACGGGCGGGTGAACGCCTGGGACGAGGTCAACGCACCGATGATTCGCCAGTGGTGCGAAGTCATGGGCCTGGAAAACCCGCTGTACACCGACCCTGTCGCGGCGGCCAACAGCTGCAACGACGGCCTCATCGCGCCGCCGCCCATGCTGCAGGTCTGGTGCATGGAAGGCTTCCATATCAACAACTACGCCCCAGGCTCCACCACCGAGAACCCCTATGAGGTGCTTGGCCTGATCGAGACGTACGGCTACCCGTCGGTGGTGGCGGTGAACTCCGAGCTGACCTTCGAGCGCAACCTGCGCCTGGGTGAAAAGCTTTACTACACCACGCGCCTGGAATCGGTGGGCGACGAAAAAACCACCGGGCTTGGTACCGGCTTTTTCGTCACCCTGGTCATGAGCTATTTCTCGCAACAGGCCAGCGGTGATGAAAAAGTCGGCGAGCTGTTGTTCCGGGTGTTCAAGTTCCGCCCTGCCAACGTGCAAAAAACCGCAGCAGCGGCCCCGGCAACCGCTCCGCCGCTGGCGACCAAGCGCCCAACCCCAGGGGTCAGCGACGACACCCGGTTTTTCTGGGAGGGCTGCAAGCAAGGCCAGTTGCTGATTCAGCGTTGCACCCAGTGCGCCACGTTGCGCCACCCGCCTGCGCCGGTGTGCATCCAGTGCCACTCCTTTGATTGGGACACGTTGCAGGCCAGCGGCGCAGGCCAGCTGTATTCCTTCGTGGTGATGCACTACCCGCAGGTGGCGCCGTTCGACCACCCCAACCCGATCGGCTTGATCGAGTTGGACGAGGGGGTGCGCCTGATCGCAGGCCTGGTCGGCGTCAACCATGAAGACATGCGCATCGGGCAGCGTTTGCAGGTCGAGTTCCAGACCTTCGACGATGACCTTGCATTGCCGTTGTTCCGGCCGTTGGCCGAGTAG